Proteins from a single region of Bacteroidota bacterium:
- a CDS encoding caspase family protein, giving the protein MKKLCYLLVILLNTFSLTAKKYALIIAIGDYPTETKWGKISSLKDVPLIKSALSGQGFAESDINVLTDSAATKKGILEALTQLQNKVKKGDIVVIHYSGHGQQIFDDNGDEADGLDEALVPFDAFAEYSEQYHGQNHIRDDELENIIANYRNKVGKTGQVLFIMDSCHSGSMTRGQKARGGRGALVPPDWSVTDTKQSPKGSGLIENAKVNADAAPFIMISGASANELNYEYQGYGSLSYSFSQAMAHLGKDATYRQLFAKIQAQMQVVAPYQNPVIEGDIDYELFSGNYTTQQTYYTVKKIESPTSLLIPFGKLHGLFDGTEVWVMPSGVTKADSNKAIAKGTINGAEYTESVVTLDRNLAAQQEKDLWVFVNRPSYGDMFVKVFFDLSVKNLQIIESVEDFLHKNHLGEIVQDQLTSDLTVLYLKGTYTIAITSSLQSIENTVATRGASESDLLNNQIFKYAQGLYLKNLQLNNQNYEFSFRLIPVNSENYQNNEPNRILKVVPGKDQMWLEVTNTSSYPLYISIVEINSKGEIASFFPHQNCQLNNQERMIPAHQTYVFKRCVYSFSEPYEKLVLKGFASPFPLDLQPTVENKGTNSRGANSNPLERFINNSFQTTRGSSAQSNSYGVDGYSTEFIYEIIKK; this is encoded by the coding sequence ATGAAAAAACTCTGTTATCTCCTGGTCATATTACTCAATACATTCTCACTTACTGCAAAAAAATATGCCTTGATTATTGCAATAGGTGATTATCCGACAGAAACCAAATGGGGTAAGATCAGTTCACTGAAAGATGTTCCTTTGATTAAAAGTGCGTTGTCAGGACAGGGATTTGCTGAAAGTGACATTAACGTTCTGACGGACAGTGCAGCCACAAAAAAAGGAATTTTAGAGGCTTTGACTCAGCTTCAGAACAAGGTAAAAAAGGGCGACATAGTGGTGATACACTATTCCGGACACGGGCAGCAAATATTTGATGACAACGGTGATGAAGCAGACGGACTTGATGAAGCCTTAGTTCCTTTTGATGCCTTTGCGGAGTACAGCGAACAATACCACGGTCAAAATCATATACGAGATGATGAACTCGAAAATATTATTGCAAATTACAGAAACAAAGTAGGCAAAACAGGGCAAGTTCTATTTATTATGGACAGTTGTCATTCCGGTTCCATGACGCGCGGTCAAAAAGCCAGAGGCGGCAGGGGTGCACTTGTGCCACCGGATTGGAGTGTAACCGACACAAAACAATCTCCAAAAGGAAGCGGACTCATCGAAAATGCTAAGGTAAATGCGGATGCTGCACCATTCATCATGATATCAGGGGCTTCTGCCAATGAGCTCAATTATGAGTATCAAGGTTATGGCTCTCTCAGCTATTCTTTCTCACAAGCTATGGCGCACCTTGGAAAAGACGCCACATACAGACAGTTATTTGCAAAAATACAAGCGCAAATGCAAGTTGTGGCTCCTTATCAAAATCCTGTAATTGAGGGCGATATTGACTATGAATTATTCAGTGGAAATTATACAACTCAACAAACATATTATACCGTCAAAAAAATAGAAAGTCCGACTTCTTTGTTAATTCCATTCGGCAAATTGCATGGATTGTTTGATGGTACAGAAGTTTGGGTAATGCCCTCAGGAGTAACCAAAGCCGATTCAAACAAAGCGATTGCCAAAGGCACAATTAATGGAGCTGAATACACAGAATCCGTTGTTACACTTGACAGAAATTTAGCGGCACAACAAGAGAAAGACCTTTGGGTGTTTGTAAACAGACCTTCTTACGGAGATATGTTTGTGAAAGTATTTTTTGATTTGTCGGTCAAGAATCTTCAAATCATAGAAAGCGTTGAGGATTTTTTGCACAAAAATCATCTGGGCGAAATTGTACAAGACCAACTCACATCTGACTTAACCGTTCTTTATCTGAAAGGTACATACACGATTGCCATTACATCAAGCTTACAAAGCATAGAAAACACAGTAGCCACACGAGGCGCATCAGAATCAGACCTGCTCAACAACCAAATTTTTAAATATGCACAAGGCTTGTATCTCAAAAACCTCCAACTCAACAACCAAAACTACGAATTCTCTTTCCGTTTAATTCCGGTCAACTCCGAAAATTATCAAAACAACGAACCCAACCGGATTTTAAAAGTTGTTCCCGGCAAAGACCAAATGTGGTTAGAAGTTACCAACACAAGTAGTTATCCGCTTTATATCAGCATAGTAGAAATTAACAGCAAAGGCGAGATTGCTTCGTTTTTCCCTCACCAAAATTGCCAATTAAACAACCAAGAACGCATGATTCCGGCACACCAAACATACGTATTCAAACGCTGTGTTTATTCGTTCAGCGAGCCTTATGAAAAACTTGTGCTCAAAGGCTTTGCCTCCCCTTTTCCTTTAGATTTGCAACCCACAGTCGAGAACAAAGGCACTAATTCTCGCGGAGCCAATTCCAATCCCTTAGAGAGGTTTATAAACAATAGCTTTCAGACTACGCGCGGTTCCTCTGCTCAGTCAAACTCCTATGGTGTTGATGGATATAGCACAGAATTTATTTACGAGATAATCAAGAAGTAA
- the aroC gene encoding chorismate synthase codes for MASNSLGNIFRITSFGESHGAGIGVVIDGLPSGIAIDSEFIQKRLDERKPGSSAYVSPRKEDDRFQILSGVFNQESTGSPITIWIPNTNQAPQDYKHLKDVYRPSHADFTYQQKYKNRDYRGGGRASARVTAGWVAAGAIAEIFLKNSGIEVLSYVKQIYTHQIPDGLSIEQLRQTDNPIRCPHPPTTEKMQQAITQALNEKDSLGGIVATQILNCPIGLGEPVFEKFQANIGKAIFSLNAVKGLQFGVGFEMSSRKGSEVNDEWLAESNQYKTKTNHSGGLQGGISNGMPILFEVAFKPTATIGKPQQTIDIEGNPVIIEASGRHDPCVVPRAVPIVQALTWLVLADLWLMAKHE; via the coding sequence ATGGCATCCAACAGTCTGGGCAATATTTTTAGAATTACTTCATTTGGCGAGTCACACGGTGCAGGCATAGGAGTCGTTATAGACGGGTTACCCTCCGGCATTGCCATTGATAGTGAGTTCATCCAAAAAAGACTGGATGAAAGAAAGCCCGGCAGTTCAGCTTATGTAAGTCCGCGTAAAGAAGATGACCGATTTCAAATACTTTCCGGTGTATTTAATCAAGAATCTACCGGTAGTCCCATTACAATCTGGATTCCGAACACAAACCAAGCACCGCAAGACTACAAGCACTTGAAAGATGTTTACCGTCCTTCTCATGCAGATTTTACCTATCAACAAAAATACAAAAATCGCGATTATAGAGGCGGAGGCAGGGCATCTGCCAGAGTAACCGCAGGCTGGGTAGCAGCAGGAGCAATTGCCGAAATCTTTCTCAAAAATTCGGGGATTGAAGTTCTCAGTTATGTCAAACAGATTTATACTCATCAAATTCCTGATGGGTTAAGCATAGAACAATTACGCCAAACCGACAATCCTATTCGCTGTCCACATCCCCCGACCACAGAGAAAATGCAACAAGCTATCACGCAAGCCTTAAATGAAAAAGACAGTTTGGGAGGTATTGTGGCTACACAAATACTCAACTGTCCGATTGGGCTTGGAGAACCTGTTTTTGAGAAATTTCAAGCCAATATCGGAAAAGCCATTTTTTCTCTAAATGCAGTAAAAGGCTTGCAATTTGGCGTTGGCTTTGAGATGAGCAGCAGAAAGGGTTCTGAAGTCAATGATGAATGGCTGGCAGAATCTAATCAATACAAAACCAAAACAAATCACTCAGGAGGATTGCAAGGCGGTATCAGCAACGGCATGCCCATTCTGTTTGAAGTAGCATTCAAACCGACTGCCACTATTGGCAAACCCCAACAGACCATAGACATCGAAGGTAATCCCGTGATTATAGAAGCAAGCGGAAGACACGACCCTTGCGTAGTTCCTCGTGCAGTTCCAATCGTGCAGGCACTCACATGGCTTGTGTTAGCGGATTTGTGGTTGATGGCAAAGCATGAGTAA
- the murB gene encoding UDP-N-acetylmuramate dehydrogenase, with product MQILENVSLKPYQTFGLDVNAKALTIITSQEYFWRIWTNPSFKNQNKLILGGGSNVLFTSDYDGLVIVNQIKGREIVKETQEHVWIKFKSGESWHESVCWMLEQGWSGVENMSLIPGTIGAAPMQNIGAYGVELKDIFDSLEAIDLSNGNIVTFRSAECNFGYRDSIFKTTHKNQYFISAVTLKVNKQPHYHIEYGDIKATLSEMQITESQISPMNVSKAVIKIRQSKLPDPRELGNSGSFFKNPSIPTAQFESLQKNHPDIKGYPSGAGMTKVPAGWLIEQTGWKGKRIGNCGSHAKQALVLVNYGGAHGSEIYQLAQQIQQSVLDTFGISITPEVNIY from the coding sequence ATGCAAATTCTCGAAAATGTTTCGCTGAAGCCTTATCAAACATTTGGACTTGATGTGAATGCCAAAGCATTGACAATCATCACTTCGCAAGAATATTTTTGGAGAATCTGGACCAATCCTTCATTCAAAAACCAAAACAAACTGATACTCGGTGGTGGCAGCAATGTCCTCTTCACATCGGATTATGACGGACTTGTGATTGTCAATCAAATCAAGGGGCGTGAGATAGTAAAAGAAACTCAAGAACATGTTTGGATAAAATTTAAGTCCGGGGAGAGTTGGCACGAGAGTGTTTGTTGGATGTTAGAGCAAGGCTGGTCCGGGGTAGAAAACATGTCGTTGATTCCCGGCACCATTGGTGCGGCACCCATGCAAAATATCGGGGCTTATGGTGTAGAACTCAAAGACATATTTGATTCATTAGAAGCCATTGATTTATCCAATGGCAACATCGTAACCTTTAGGTCAGCAGAATGTAATTTCGGCTACCGTGACAGTATTTTCAAGACCACACACAAAAACCAATATTTCATTTCTGCTGTAACCCTAAAAGTCAACAAGCAGCCTCACTACCATATTGAATACGGTGATATCAAAGCAACTTTGAGTGAAATGCAAATTACAGAATCACAAATCAGTCCAATGAATGTGAGCAAAGCTGTGATTAAAATCCGACAAAGTAAATTACCCGATCCGCGTGAACTTGGAAATTCCGGTAGTTTTTTCAAAAACCCCAGTATCCCTACTGCACAATTTGAATCATTGCAAAAAAATCATCCTGATATCAAAGGGTATCCTAGCGGAGCGGGCATGACCAAAGTCCCTGCCGGATGGCTGATTGAACAAACCGGCTGGAAAGGCAAAAGAATAGGCAATTGTGGCAGCCATGCTAAACAAGCCTTAGTATTGGTGAATTATGGCGGTGCGCATGGAAGTGAAATCTATCAACTGGCTCAACAAATTCAACAGTCCGTATTGGATACATTTGGTATTTCAATTACACCTGAGGTTAATATTTACTAA
- a CDS encoding RluA family pseudouridine synthase yields MEFKEIKKRILFEDNHILIFNKPAGLPVQGDKTGDECLLDVVKDFIKERDAKPGNVYLGLVHRLDRPVSGLVVLAKTSKALSRLTEMFRDRQVRKIYHAIVNGIPSADAATLTHYHRKDGEKRIAILSNSPKSNTKPAVLHYQLLKHFAGNSLLEIELETGRFHQIRAQLFKNGNYIIGDLKYGAKKPNQDKSIYLHARSIEFEHPVTKKTIKTKAPYPKNQLWEHFG; encoded by the coding sequence TTGGAATTTAAGGAAATCAAAAAACGTATTCTGTTTGAAGATAATCATATTCTTATCTTCAACAAGCCTGCCGGATTACCGGTGCAGGGAGATAAAACCGGAGACGAATGTCTGTTGGATGTAGTCAAAGATTTTATAAAAGAGCGCGATGCCAAACCCGGTAATGTGTATTTGGGCTTGGTTCACAGACTCGACCGTCCCGTATCAGGCTTAGTGGTTCTGGCAAAAACAAGCAAGGCGTTGAGCAGATTGACTGAAATGTTCCGCGACAGGCAGGTACGAAAAATTTATCATGCCATTGTAAACGGTATTCCATCTGCAGATGCAGCAACCCTGACCCATTATCACAGAAAAGACGGTGAAAAAAGGATAGCTATTTTGAGTAATTCTCCCAAATCAAATACCAAGCCGGCTGTATTGCATTATCAATTACTCAAGCATTTTGCCGGAAATAGTTTGCTTGAGATTGAATTAGAAACAGGGCGTTTTCATCAAATCAGAGCACAACTTTTCAAAAATGGCAACTATATTATTGGAGATTTGAAATATGGCGCAAAGAAACCCAATCAAGATAAATCTATTTATTTACACGCACGTTCTATTGAGTTCGAGCACCCTGTAACCAAAAAAACAATTAAAACTAAAGCACCTTATCCCAAAAATCAGCTTTGGGAGCATTTTGGATAA
- a CDS encoding gliding motility-associated C-terminal domain-containing protein gives METKASHILGSELNYAFSDANNLQLNLKIYRDCSECKLNGNGGGVNPDNCSEIPPIDVYGLDNSTGKRVYLTSIAITRIGIENITNSCLGITNACDLTSTPDVIKGIEVHQFSASFNTLLYETQGYCHFYFTTTVFSRSNEITPPNVPIEKFFNYSELDICSGIRSNSINLSVAPKFYVTMGSPIYHSPGITSGDADSISVKLVPALSDFGQAIQYISGMSYNLPFLVASCGSIACEPNPTANPPTGFYFDEHTGNTVFTPQISGQAGTLVYEVTKWVRNSSNQLVEVGKVRRDFMIQTISGFNAEPKFESHQSEFNLCTGVPFTLNIPVNDNQNITYKILNTVTGMSFSQSASIAPSYNGLFAWTPPTNVAGKTFFVTIEAKDDNCPLRAVSTKTYKLNVLENPSLSITINPKSCGNIELSPLPNLYPDNKYLWRITYPNTVTKEFWGKKQKIEHLSGGLLNIELSLNQVCKGTTFSSISLPVYTPPDFTLDAEYISCLGTDITITPKNLQGSQPLQYYWNDSLGSNSFSASIGNMAYSLQLKIEDKDGCFKTISTVVKPFPILRPQLNDSSFCAFDSGKFVLNELLGKSFLKYNHGFELNESGTVILNDNGEWYFLKQNFNKEQISFMVWVEDEHACKYYDTFIISKTSGIHFSRLKIGAYCNTASKVNLFEEYGLKPSDGFFESIIFGAIENDKVLNPAAFSQSGTYDIYFMSSAQYCSKVTILQVDIEVAPDIAWLHNLNDKVCKNSGLVELSPQIEGGQWTGQGVEGFSFNPANPLINVGEQYFLKYKQVSPELGCASSDSFAISVYDAPSFEINFVDNAGNKFGNEVCINNPVFIKLIPRFNMKDFPFAYTNDLQTDLGTIQDMRLNPDSKGGIHHLVLTTFNDICPEVSTANVIDMRVVPTMQSKNSNTEFCENAQEITIDYTTFNTQTVEWYLNWAKVGETKDVIGSYILKDIKAGSYVLIAKLSNDVCRNEVEIINPLKIFPTPIPVIDALPSQYIPYDMRFINVKDAGKYLSDITTRKWAIENKVYENQLALNHRVQAEEGEVSVRLYVQDVNGCYAETESMFTISPPLDLYIPNAFSPNGKGPESNNVFKVNAEHFDEFQMIIVNKWGEIVFTASDPNQGWDGTFLDAQLPSDVYIYYIKVVNQLGGTREFKGTVTLVR, from the coding sequence TTGGAAACAAAGGCAAGTCACATTCTTGGTTCAGAGTTGAATTATGCATTTTCTGACGCAAATAATTTACAATTAAATCTGAAAATCTATCGAGATTGCAGCGAATGTAAGTTGAATGGAAATGGAGGCGGGGTCAATCCTGATAATTGTTCCGAAATTCCTCCGATTGATGTTTATGGTTTAGATAATTCAACCGGCAAAAGAGTCTATTTGACTTCAATTGCTATCACCAGAATAGGAATAGAGAATATTACAAATTCTTGTTTGGGAATTACAAACGCTTGTGATTTAACATCAACTCCGGATGTTATTAAAGGGATAGAAGTACACCAATTTTCTGCCTCATTTAATACCCTCTTATACGAAACCCAAGGGTATTGTCACTTTTATTTTACCACTACTGTTTTTTCGCGTTCAAATGAAATCACTCCTCCCAATGTGCCGATTGAAAAGTTTTTCAATTACTCTGAATTGGACATCTGTTCGGGTATAAGGTCTAACTCCATAAATTTATCTGTTGCACCAAAATTTTACGTTACCATGGGCTCGCCCATATATCATTCACCCGGAATAACATCGGGAGATGCTGACAGTATCAGTGTTAAGTTAGTTCCTGCATTGAGTGATTTTGGACAAGCTATTCAATACATCTCAGGGATGAGTTATAATCTGCCGTTTTTGGTGGCAAGTTGTGGCAGTATTGCTTGCGAGCCCAACCCAACAGCTAATCCTCCAACAGGATTTTATTTTGATGAACATACCGGAAATACGGTTTTTACTCCCCAAATCTCAGGTCAAGCAGGAACTTTGGTGTATGAGGTTACTAAGTGGGTACGCAATTCGTCAAATCAACTTGTAGAAGTAGGCAAAGTTCGTAGAGATTTTATGATTCAAACCATTTCCGGCTTCAATGCAGAACCTAAATTTGAGAGCCACCAATCGGAATTTAACTTGTGTACCGGAGTACCATTCACATTGAATATTCCTGTCAATGATAATCAGAATATTACCTATAAAATCTTGAACACTGTTACAGGTATGAGTTTTTCTCAATCTGCATCTATTGCACCTTCATACAATGGATTATTTGCGTGGACTCCACCCACAAATGTTGCAGGGAAAACATTTTTTGTAACAATAGAAGCAAAAGATGATAACTGCCCTTTAAGAGCAGTCAGCACAAAGACATATAAATTGAACGTGCTTGAGAATCCTTCTTTGTCTATCACTATTAATCCAAAATCATGCGGAAATATAGAACTGAGTCCATTGCCTAATTTATATCCCGATAATAAATACCTTTGGAGGATTACCTATCCCAATACAGTAACCAAGGAATTTTGGGGTAAAAAACAAAAAATTGAGCATTTATCGGGAGGCTTGTTAAACATTGAACTAAGTCTAAATCAGGTTTGTAAAGGCACAACGTTCAGCTCAATCTCTTTGCCGGTTTATACACCACCTGACTTTACACTTGATGCAGAATATATATCATGCCTTGGAACCGACATTACAATTACCCCTAAAAACCTTCAGGGTAGTCAACCTTTGCAATACTATTGGAACGATTCGCTTGGTTCAAACTCATTTAGTGCAAGTATTGGAAACATGGCATATTCTTTACAACTGAAAATTGAAGATAAAGATGGCTGTTTCAAAACCATTTCCACTGTTGTGAAACCTTTTCCAATCCTAAGACCGCAACTAAATGATTCCTCCTTTTGTGCTTTTGATTCGGGTAAGTTTGTACTAAATGAGCTTTTAGGAAAATCATTCTTAAAATATAATCATGGATTTGAGCTGAATGAAAGCGGTACTGTGATTTTGAATGACAATGGAGAATGGTACTTTTTGAAACAGAATTTCAATAAAGAACAGATTTCGTTCATGGTTTGGGTTGAGGACGAACACGCTTGTAAATACTATGATACATTTATAATTTCCAAAACATCGGGCATCCACTTCTCCCGGCTCAAGATAGGTGCTTATTGTAATACAGCATCTAAAGTCAATCTTTTTGAAGAGTATGGGTTGAAACCAAGTGACGGATTCTTTGAGTCTATTATTTTCGGGGCTATTGAAAACGACAAAGTGCTTAATCCTGCTGCATTCAGCCAATCCGGCACTTATGATATTTATTTTATGAGCTCCGCACAATATTGTTCTAAAGTTACAATTTTACAAGTTGATATTGAGGTTGCTCCTGATATTGCGTGGCTGCATAATCTCAATGACAAAGTTTGTAAGAATAGCGGCTTAGTGGAATTGAGCCCCCAAATAGAAGGTGGACAATGGACGGGACAAGGCGTTGAAGGTTTTAGTTTTAACCCCGCGAATCCGTTGATAAATGTGGGCGAGCAGTATTTTTTAAAATACAAGCAGGTGTCACCGGAATTAGGATGTGCTTCCTCTGATTCGTTTGCAATTTCGGTATATGATGCACCTTCTTTTGAAATTAATTTTGTGGATAATGCAGGTAATAAATTTGGAAATGAAGTATGTATCAACAACCCGGTCTTTATCAAGTTGATACCTCGTTTTAATATGAAAGACTTTCCGTTTGCATATACAAATGACTTACAAACTGACTTAGGCACAATTCAAGATATGAGGTTAAACCCTGATTCCAAAGGTGGAATTCATCATCTTGTACTTACTACTTTCAATGATATTTGTCCTGAAGTTTCCACTGCAAACGTGATTGATATGAGGGTAGTGCCTACAATGCAATCAAAAAATTCAAATACTGAGTTTTGTGAAAATGCGCAAGAAATTACAATTGATTATACTACGTTCAATACTCAGACTGTTGAATGGTATTTGAATTGGGCAAAGGTCGGTGAGACTAAAGATGTTATAGGCTCCTATATTTTAAAAGATATCAAAGCCGGTTCTTATGTGCTGATTGCCAAGCTTTCTAATGATGTTTGCCGGAATGAAGTAGAAATTATTAACCCCCTCAAAATATTCCCAACCCCGATACCCGTTATTGATGCGCTTCCATCTCAATATATTCCTTATGATATGCGCTTCATAAATGTGAAAGATGCCGGCAAATACTTATCAGATATTACAACAAGAAAATGGGCGATTGAAAACAAAGTTTATGAAAATCAGCTAGCACTCAATCATCGTGTTCAAGCGGAGGAAGGAGAGGTTTCTGTTCGTTTATATGTTCAAGATGTAAACGGTTGTTATGCTGAGACGGAAAGCATGTTTACGATTTCGCCACCGTTGGATTTGTATATCCCCAATGCTTTTAGTCCTAATGGTAAGGGACCGGAGAGCAACAATGTTTTTAAAGTTAATGCAGAACATTTTGATGAATTTCAAATGATTATTGTAAACAAATGGGGTGAGATTGTGTTTACCGCCTCTGACCCGAACCAAGGTTGGGACGGAACATTCTTGGATGCACAATTGCCAAGTGATGTTTACATTTATTACATTAAGGTAGTCAATCAATTAGGCGGAACTAGAGAGTTTAAAGGTACTGTAACTCTTGTCAGGTAA
- a CDS encoding T9SS type A sorting domain-containing protein yields MKGWAVLTACILTTLLSYCQTNPYLIKSQKYDFIFNPVGLFESESNGSLFVPSSTSNPVIANSGIWVAGKMPDGSLRASINLNKNITDFDYGPLSMSQSTHLDSSKWFKTWVISKDEINIHINSYKKSGYIVPPAIANWPVNPPAGYDGILAPFKDWNANGVYEPELGEAPVVEGDLNVFTVYNDYNKPRVRADSGLGVEIKHFVYMIDNPEMNQYLILNRVLVTNRNNFDIQAFKLGVYADLLLGQGDSNFVRSFPQHNAVVGYCTSKSDSFYGNNIPSFGLITLNKPLAGSIYLTTDNDLVSGFPTSAEQINNYLSGRWRNGKALTYGGNGIDASTPVRFVYSGLDDPLNHPFEWVEENSGIVPGKRNFLVAFDSINLLANLTSEYRFAYQIIPNSNHDTALIRQRVSQTQTTYLKGDLTDIRPINKQNSIIVFPNPSQGSNEISIRSVEPVLSVTIYDMFGKVVYEFAPATQSNSVKIVPQLSSGIYCAQVETASGVRFVKLSFN; encoded by the coding sequence ATGAAAGGATGGGCTGTATTGACCGCTTGCATATTAACAACGCTGTTGTCTTATTGTCAGACTAATCCATATTTAATCAAAAGTCAGAAATATGATTTTATCTTTAATCCGGTTGGACTATTTGAGTCTGAATCAAATGGCAGTCTATTTGTTCCTTCGTCCACTTCAAATCCGGTAATAGCCAATTCGGGTATTTGGGTTGCAGGGAAAATGCCGGATGGCTCACTCCGCGCTTCGATTAACCTGAATAAAAATATCACTGATTTTGATTATGGACCGTTGTCTATGTCGCAATCAACACACTTAGACTCAAGTAAGTGGTTTAAAACATGGGTCATTTCAAAAGATGAAATCAACATTCATATCAATTCGTATAAAAAGTCCGGATATATCGTGCCTCCTGCGATTGCAAACTGGCCTGTAAACCCGCCTGCCGGTTATGATGGGATATTAGCCCCTTTCAAAGATTGGAATGCAAATGGGGTTTATGAACCTGAATTGGGCGAAGCCCCTGTTGTAGAAGGAGATTTGAATGTTTTTACAGTCTATAACGATTACAATAAACCAAGAGTGCGAGCTGACAGTGGTTTGGGCGTTGAGATAAAACATTTTGTTTACATGATTGATAATCCAGAAATGAATCAGTATCTCATTCTAAACAGAGTGTTGGTTACTAACAGAAATAATTTTGATATACAAGCTTTCAAATTGGGTGTTTATGCCGATTTGCTACTTGGACAAGGCGATTCGAATTTTGTTAGAAGTTTTCCTCAACATAATGCAGTTGTGGGTTACTGTACCTCAAAATCTGATTCATTCTATGGGAATAATATTCCGTCTTTTGGGCTCATCACATTGAATAAACCTCTTGCAGGTTCTATATATCTGACTACGGATAATGATTTAGTTTCCGGGTTTCCTACTTCAGCAGAACAGATAAATAATTATTTGTCAGGACGCTGGCGCAATGGAAAAGCTTTGACTTATGGAGGCAATGGAATTGATGCAAGCACTCCGGTTAGGTTTGTTTATTCCGGACTGGATGATCCTCTTAATCACCCTTTCGAATGGGTAGAAGAGAATTCGGGAATTGTACCGGGTAAACGTAATTTTTTAGTTGCTTTTGATAGTATCAATTTGCTTGCCAACTTAACTTCTGAATACAGATTTGCCTATCAGATTATACCCAATTCAAATCATGATACTGCTCTCATTAGACAAAGGGTTTCTCAAACACAAACTACTTATTTAAAAGGGGATTTGACGGATATCCGTCCCATAAATAAACAAAATTCAATTATTGTGTTTCCAAATCCTTCACAAGGGTCTAACGAAATTTCAATACGGTCAGTGGAGCCCGTTTTGTCAGTGACTATATATGATATGTTCGGGAAAGTAGTCTATGAATTTGCACCTGCTACGCAATCCAATAGTGTGAAGATTGTGCCTCAACTTAGTTCCGGAATCTATTGTGCCCAAGTGGAAACAGCATCAGGTGTTAGGTTTGTTAAACTGAGTTTTAATTAA
- a CDS encoding RNA polymerase sigma factor — protein sequence MMKEEDIIEGCIREDRQAQEALYKRYAPRLLGLCCRYANDMLEAEDILQEGFIKVFDNISSFGGKGSFEGWLRKIMVNEALNKIRARKKNLDYMEESELEAPDFNIPIEKIQLKELLNMLALMPEGYRIVFNMFAIEGYSHQEIAEHLNISHSTSRSQYAKARNYFKKLIDEFENVKL from the coding sequence ATGATGAAAGAGGAAGATATCATAGAAGGTTGCATAAGGGAAGACAGACAAGCACAAGAGGCATTATACAAAAGATATGCTCCTCGTTTGTTGGGTCTGTGCTGTCGATATGCTAATGATATGCTTGAGGCAGAAGATATCCTTCAAGAGGGGTTTATTAAGGTCTTTGACAATATTTCTAGTTTTGGCGGCAAAGGTTCGTTTGAAGGTTGGCTCAGAAAAATAATGGTCAACGAAGCTTTGAATAAGATTAGGGCAAGAAAAAAGAATCTGGATTATATGGAAGAAAGTGAGTTGGAAGCTCCTGATTTTAATATTCCGATTGAAAAAATTCAATTAAAAGAATTGTTGAATATGCTTGCCTTGATGCCTGAAGGGTATAGAATTGTGTTTAATATGTTTGCTATTGAAGGTTATAGCCATCAAGAAATTGCAGAACACTTGAATATCAGCCACTCCACTTCGCGCTCACAGTATGCTAAAGCTCGGAACTATTTTAAAAAACTGATTGATGAATTTGAAAATGTTAAGTTATGA